Part of the Rothia mucilaginosa genome, CGAGGAAGGCCACAGCCTTCGCCACATGGTTGTAGGGGGTATCCACTCCCTCAGCAATCTTCTGGGTAGAAAGCTTCTGACCGGGCTCCAGTGCAGACAGGAGCATCAGAACGCGGAGCGAGACATCCGAGAATGCTGTCAAACGCATGGATACTCCTTCTATCTTTCTCGTGATACCGCCGCTTCTACATCGACGGCAACAAATGCTCCGAACCAGCCAAGGCACAGAGCGCTCAAAATCTTACATTGGAATTGTATAGGGGTAGCAAGAGAGGCAAGAAATTATGATCAGCCACTTCTGTGCCCCAACCACCCCGGCAGGAATTTTAAAGTATCTCTCAAGAGCAAGTGGACTGCATAGCCTTACATTCACACCTTTGCGAGAAAACTTATCATTCCCCCAGCTGACGGGGATTCAATTTTTCCCCGAACAGGAGGAAGGGGCGGAACCTCACGGCGAGATTCCGCCCCTTCAAGGCGCTAAACCTTAGGTATTAGCTGGAGTGTCTTAGTCCTCCAGGGCCTTAGCCAGAGCGTCGCGCTGTTCGCGAACCTCAACAGGCAACTTGTCGCCGAACTTCTCAAGCCACTCGTCGATGCCGGGCAGCTCAGCAGCCCATTCTTCCTTCGAGACAGCCAGAGCAGCCTTCAGTTCTTCCTCGGAGATTTCCAGACCGGTCAGATCCAGGTCTTCCTTGGTGGGAACGGTGCCCAGGAAGGTCTCCTGGCCACCAGCCTTGCCGTCGAGGCGGTCGAAGATCCACTTCACAACGCGAGAGTTCTCGCCGAAGCCGGGCCATGCGAAGCCGCCATCGGGGGTGCGGCGGAACCAGTTGACGTAGTAGACCTTCGGCATGTTCTCGGTACCGTGCTTCTTGCCCAGATCCAGCCAGTGCTTGAAGTAGTCACCAGCGTTGTAGCCGATGAAGGGCAGCATTGCCATCGGGTCGCGGCGAATCACGCCGACAGCGCCCTTAGCAGCCGCGGTGGTCTCGGAGGAGAGGGTAACTGCGCGGAAGACGCCCTGCTCCCAGCTCTCGGACTCGGAAACCAGCGGGATGGTGGTCTTACGGCGACCGCCCAGAACGATAGCGCTCAGCGGCACACCCTCGGGATCGTAGTACTCGGGAGCGAGCATGTCGACCTGGGATGCGGGGGTGCAGAAGCGGGAGTTCGGGTGAGCTGCCGGGCGGCCGGACTCGGGGGTCCAGTCCTGACCGGTCCAGTCAATCAGGTGCTCGGGAGCCTCATCGGTCTTACCCTCCCACCAGACGGAGCCGTCGTCGGTCAGTGCAACGTTGGTGAAGATGGTGTTGCCCTTGGCGATAGCCTTCATAGCGTTCGGGTTGGTGGAGTAACCGGTGCCCGGTGCCACGCCGAACAGGCCAGCCTCGGGGTTGACCACGCGTGCCTGGTGGTTCTCATCGAACTCGATCCATGCGATGTCGTCGCCGACCATCTCAGCCTTCCAGCCGTCAATGGTGGGTTCCATCATTGCGAAGTTGGTCTTGCCACATGCGGAAGGGAACGCTGCGGAGATGTAGCGAACCTTGCCCTCGGGGTTGGTGACCTTCAGGATGAGCATGTGCTCTGCCATCCAGCCCTCATCGCGACCGATAACGGATGCGATACGCAGTGCGTAGCACTTCTTACCGAGCAGTGCGTTACCGCCGTAGCCGGAGCCGAAGGACCAGATTTCGCGGGTCTCGGGGAACTGGACGATGTACTTCTCGGGGTTGCAAGGCCAGGGAACATCTTCCTGACCGGGCTCCAGGGGTGCACCAACAGAGTGCAGAGCCTTGACGAAGAAGCCGTTGGTCTCGTTCAGCTTGGCAAGAACGTCCTTACCAATGGTTGCCATGATGCGCATGGAGCAGACAACGTATGCGGAGTCGCTGAGCTCAACAGCAATCTTGGGGTTCTTAGCCTTCAGGGAGCCCATGACGAAGGGAATGACGTACAGGGTACGACCGCGCATGGAGCCCTCGAACAGACCGGTCAGGGTCTGCTTCATTTCGACGGGGTCGCGCCAGTTGTTGGTCGGGCCTGCGCCTTCTTCAGTCTCGGAGCAGATGAAGGTGCGCTCCTCGACACGTGCAACGTCGTCGGGATCGGAGAAAGCTGCGTAAGAGTTCGGGAATTCGTGATCGCTGAGGCGAACGAAGGTACCGGCGTCAACCAGTTCCTGTGCCAGGCGGTCATATTCTTCCTGGGAGCCATCGACCCAGTAGATGTGTGCGGGCTGGGTCAGTGCCGCAACCTCGCGAACCCATTCCAGAAGACCCTGGTGGGTGGTGGGTGCGCTCTGCAGCTCCTTTTCGAGTTCGGCAGAGAGAGTACGAGTTGAGGTGTCAGCCATTGACGTTTTCCCCTTCATTCGGTGGCCCGGATACTACGTTGATCCGGTTAGGTCTGCGGTAACAAAGAAGCAGTTAAACACTACAAGCGTGCAAACAAATGTGAATATGCACGCTTGGACAGTCTCCACTTCCTCGTGATGCTTACAGAATAACGCATTAATGGTCTGCAGAGCTTTCTATGACACCATTTCTTAAGTTCTGCGCATCACATTCTTTTGGCGCGGAAAGATTTTTTGGAGGATTTTGAGGTAATTCGGCAGGGTCGAGGAGGGTGTTCTGGGTGTCCTCGAGGTAGGTTTTGGGGTGGAACAAAAATATTTTAAAAAATTTTTGCGAGCGCGAAACCCCCGGAATTATGCGGCAAAACGGGGCATTAAAGGGTCTTTCGGAGGCGGTTTTAGGCTAATTTCGAGTTTTTCGGCTTGCGCCCCCTCGGGGACATCCGTATAGTAGTACCTGTTGCCGCGACGGGTTGAAGAAATCCGAAGCGAGGAACATGCGCCTGTAGCTCAACGGATAGAGCATCTGACTACGGATCAGAAGGTTGGGGGTTCGAATCCCTTCGGGCGCACCACCGATCCCCGGTTCTTCGGAACCGGGGATTTTTTGTGTCTCCAGAAATACGCCCGGAAAGTGCCCCGCCGAAAGTACCTCGCCGCAAGCGCCGGATACAACGCAAACCACCGCGCTCACGACAGGCGGCGCGGCGCGCAGAAGCCACAGTGCATGGAGATGCCCATATAGGAGACGCCTGTATAGAGGTGTAGCAAAGACGCTTCAACCGCCTCATCCGCACCCAACAGCTGTTGCAAAAGTGCGTTTCAACCTGTGAATCCACAGATTTACGCGCCCAGATGACGTGCCCCGGGGCACACCCGCCAAAAAACGCATAGGATGGAAAGAAGACCCTCCACGCATAGGTTGGAGAGCAGACAACGCGAAGGAGCACTATGGCACAGCTATCCATTCCGCAGTCCCTGATAGGTGCACTCATCGATATAGCCGATCTGGGAACACTCGATTACTTCCCGCCCACCGAACGATGCGCCCACTGGTCCCTCTATGACGCGCAGCGCCAGGAGCTTCTCTGCCCCTGCGCACCCGCCGCCAACACCACCACGGAGAAGCTCTTTGAGGCCGCGGCGAAGATTCTCTACGAGAATTTCCCCCGATATATCGACTCGCCCGAGGAAATCATTCCTTATACTTCCCGCCAGGAACTCGTTGCCGCCCTACGCCGCGGCGATGAGGAGCCCAGCGACACTAAGCCTCTTGAAGAGGAACAGAACGACCTGCAGGCAACCGAAGCTACCGCAGACTCCACGGCTGAGGCTCCCGTTGCAGAGGCCAACGAGGGTGTAGTTACTGAGGACGCCGCGGTGAGCGCAGCCGCCACTCCCAAGCCTGCAGCCCCGAAGCTCGCGCCTTCCCCCGCGCTCTTTGCCGCCCGCGCGGCACAGGCACCCGCCCCGACTCCCAGCCCGGCTCCCAGCGCGCCGGAAGAAGCATCTGTGGAAGCGCCCGCAGAGGCAACTGCAGAAAAGACGGTTCCTGTACCGACCCCCGCCACGGTTACCCCCGCGGCACCCAAGCCGGCGGCGCCGAAGCCCGCAGCTCCTACATCTGTAGCACCCAAGCCTGCAGTGCCGACTCCCGGTGCACCCTCCCCCGGTATGTTCCGCAAGTCCACGCTGACCTACCGCCCGCCGCGCATCGATGAGTACCTGGAGGGTCTGCGTGCCCGGCAGCAGGCCGCCGAAGAAGCCGCGGAAGCTACTCATACGGCAGTAGCTAGCGAGCAGGCACCTGCTGAAGAGCTGCCCGCGCTCAGCCAGTCCCTACCGAGCGCGCCCACTACCCCAAAGACGAGTGCCCCGAAGCCGAGTGCGCCGAAGCCCGCCACTCAGCCGGTAGCCGCCGAACCGACCGCCCCTCGCGGTGTCAGCGAAGAGGATCGCGAACGCAGCTACCGCCTGCGCCCGAGCCTGCGTGCCCGCCTCGAACGCGAAAATATCAGCGAAGAGCTCGTGCGCACCATCCTGCGTGAAGGCGCGGCAGAACGCCTCAACGACTGGACGATTCGCTTCACCCACGACGACTACCGTGTGGACGTCAACACCGCCTCCGCCGAAGTCATTACCGTCATTGACGAATACGACGCCGAATACAACGAAGCGGCACAGGTATCCTTGGCGTACGGCGAATACAACTCGCTCAACGCCCTGGAACTCGAATTCAGCGAGCGCGCCCGCACCTTCTTGAAGAAGAACCCGCCCTTCGTCTTCGATCTGATGCTTCAGGCGCTGAGCAACCCCGAGAGCGTGCGCATGGCTGAAGGCTGGACCCGCATCTACGCGGCGCAGGGTCTGGAAATTGCGATTTCGCCCGATGAGCGGACCGTTCTGGCCCTGGCGAAGACCCCGGACTTCCACGTTCTGCACGCCGAAGCCCTGCGCAAGGCACAGCTGGAAGAGCTCAGTAATACCCTGGCGAAGCAGGCAGAACATCAAGTAGCCCAGGCAGAAAACACCACCGAGGAGGAGAAATAATGTCCGCTAAGCAGATTACCGTTCCTCTTGAGGTGTACGTTCGCCTGCAGGAGCTTGCCTCCCTCGCCGCCTATAGTTACCGCGATGAGCAGGGCTCCGAAGAGAACACTGCATACGATAAGCCCTGGGATTTGCTCTCCAAGGACGGCGCCTCCCTGCTCGATGAGAACGGCGCGCTCAAGCCCGAAGCGGCAGAGCTCTACTTCACCCTCCTGCCGCTCATTGCCCAGGAATTCGTGCAGCAGCAGCAGGCACTCGTGGACGCGTACCGTCAGGCACCCAAGCCCGCCGCCGCACGCGCCAAGATTCGCCCCTCCAACCAGCGCCTCATTCCGCTGACCGAGGTGCCGCTGGAGAACCAGCGTATTGCCGCGCGCATCGAGAAGGAATTCTACGGCGACGTGCCGCCGCGCCGCCGCATCTACGGTGTGCTCCCCGGCGTGATGGATTACATGATGCGCCACGGGCTAACCTACGAGCTGCTACTGGACATTATCGAATCCCCCGCAAGCACCGTGGTTCAAGAAAGCGCGCAAGAGAACCGCTACGGCCGCGAAGTCACCCTCTACACGCATGAAGAGGAAGGCTACCAGGTGGTGCTCAACCCCCTGACCGCCGAAGTGCTCGCGCTACGCCCGCTGCAGGCTCTCGCCGGAGGCTACCAGCTCTCCCCCGAGGCTCAGGCTCAGCTCAAGTCGCTCGGACTGACCGGCGAGTACATTGCCCGCATCCTTGATGAAGCTGAGGACCGCCGCCCGATTCCCGGCAGTAGCCGCACCGTGTACTCACTCAACGGCTACCAGGTGGAGTTCTCGCACTCCGACCAGCAGGTCATTCGTATTAGTCGCGGCACCGCGCCCAGCCGTAACCCCTTCGAGTCGCAGCCGAGGATGAGCGGCACGAAGAGGCAGCGCGGCCGCAAGATCCCGCACGATGTGGATGCGTTCGTGCAGCTGTTGCAGGAGCACGGCTTCACCATCACCATGGGCGGTAAGCACTACGATATTCGCCACGAGAAGCTGGCTCCGGGTCAGAAGGCGGTCACCTCCGTGACCCCCTCGGATTCGCAGCGTTGGCACCTGAACTCGGCACGCCAGATCCGCAATACCTTCGGTATCGACCTGCGCTACGCCGATCCGCGCGATAGCGTGCGCGGTATTGTGCGCGGCCCCGGAGGAAGCATCCAGAATGCCGATCACCGCAACGCTGAAAAGCAGGATGCCGAGAAGAGCGCGGAGAAGACGGCGGAGAAGGAATCCGAGTAGCTCTTCGTCACAGTTGAAGCATAGCCGTTGAAGCGCGCCCGCGTGCCGGTTCTTTATACTGCCCCCAGCATGTCTTTGCATCTGGGGGCAGTATTTATATGCGCCTATATCCCGCGTTGTCAGGGCAATACGGGGTAGACTGGGGGCAATACAGACATGCTATTCAGCATAAAAATTAATATGCGTTC contains:
- a CDS encoding cell wall biosynthesis glycosyltransferase, producing the protein MSAKQITVPLEVYVRLQELASLAAYSYRDEQGSEENTAYDKPWDLLSKDGASLLDENGALKPEAAELYFTLLPLIAQEFVQQQQALVDAYRQAPKPAAARAKIRPSNQRLIPLTEVPLENQRIAARIEKEFYGDVPPRRRIYGVLPGVMDYMMRHGLTYELLLDIIESPASTVVQESAQENRYGREVTLYTHEEEGYQVVLNPLTAEVLALRPLQALAGGYQLSPEAQAQLKSLGLTGEYIARILDEAEDRRPIPGSSRTVYSLNGYQVEFSHSDQQVIRISRGTAPSRNPFESQPRMSGTKRQRGRKIPHDVDAFVQLLQEHGFTITMGGKHYDIRHEKLAPGQKAVTSVTPSDSQRWHLNSARQIRNTFGIDLRYADPRDSVRGIVRGPGGSIQNADHRNAEKQDAEKSAEKTAEKESE
- a CDS encoding DNA repair protein, coding for MAQLSIPQSLIGALIDIADLGTLDYFPPTERCAHWSLYDAQRQELLCPCAPAANTTTEKLFEAAAKILYENFPRYIDSPEEIIPYTSRQELVAALRRGDEEPSDTKPLEEEQNDLQATEATADSTAEAPVAEANEGVVTEDAAVSAAATPKPAAPKLAPSPALFAARAAQAPAPTPSPAPSAPEEASVEAPAEATAEKTVPVPTPATVTPAAPKPAAPKPAAPTSVAPKPAVPTPGAPSPGMFRKSTLTYRPPRIDEYLEGLRARQQAAEEAAEATHTAVASEQAPAEELPALSQSLPSAPTTPKTSAPKPSAPKPATQPVAAEPTAPRGVSEEDRERSYRLRPSLRARLERENISEELVRTILREGAAERLNDWTIRFTHDDYRVDVNTASAEVITVIDEYDAEYNEAAQVSLAYGEYNSLNALELEFSERARTFLKKNPPFVFDLMLQALSNPESVRMAEGWTRIYAAQGLEIAISPDERTVLALAKTPDFHVLHAEALRKAQLEELSNTLAKQAEHQVAQAENTTEEEK
- a CDS encoding phosphoenolpyruvate carboxykinase (GTP) encodes the protein MADTSTRTLSAELEKELQSAPTTHQGLLEWVREVAALTQPAHIYWVDGSQEEYDRLAQELVDAGTFVRLSDHEFPNSYAAFSDPDDVARVEERTFICSETEEGAGPTNNWRDPVEMKQTLTGLFEGSMRGRTLYVIPFVMGSLKAKNPKIAVELSDSAYVVCSMRIMATIGKDVLAKLNETNGFFVKALHSVGAPLEPGQEDVPWPCNPEKYIVQFPETREIWSFGSGYGGNALLGKKCYALRIASVIGRDEGWMAEHMLILKVTNPEGKVRYISAAFPSACGKTNFAMMEPTIDGWKAEMVGDDIAWIEFDENHQARVVNPEAGLFGVAPGTGYSTNPNAMKAIAKGNTIFTNVALTDDGSVWWEGKTDEAPEHLIDWTGQDWTPESGRPAAHPNSRFCTPASQVDMLAPEYYDPEGVPLSAIVLGGRRKTTIPLVSESESWEQGVFRAVTLSSETTAAAKGAVGVIRRDPMAMLPFIGYNAGDYFKHWLDLGKKHGTENMPKVYYVNWFRRTPDGGFAWPGFGENSRVVKWIFDRLDGKAGGQETFLGTVPTKEDLDLTGLEISEEELKAALAVSKEEWAAELPGIDEWLEKFGDKLPVEVREQRDALAKALED